One window of the Triticum dicoccoides isolate Atlit2015 ecotype Zavitan chromosome 3B, WEW_v2.0, whole genome shotgun sequence genome contains the following:
- the LOC119280076 gene encoding premnaspirodiene oxygenase-like encodes MRSQLSDQPRQAMHRLTQWYSPVMLLRLGHVPTLVLSSPEAAKEVMKAPGEAVFASQPGGENFSLAELLSPGHIRSFRPFLDEEAACLAASISFTMSYCGPVLVDVRDRAKAMMKDIFMKIVFGDYPRWKSVFFMRSSVGHRCPQLEAYLEELHEVLDVMSGLDPSDLFPTEEALGGGSQRATQEVHERFRSIMDALIRYHTMAMESEEADAGPDRRGDILTTLLLLRRDGGMTLTDENIGSVLFEIFSVGLETTSTTIIWAMSELMKSPQKMTIAQLEIRRVLHHKNLTEANIDSQLPYLQMIIKETLRLHPPMSFIITRLCTEPGKIRAYNMLPRTNVLVNMWAIGRDEKSWTNATEFLPERFEDEVVDYDCSDFYFLPCDARHSQRMMFGMSSIEIALASLLWTFDWKLLSGRKPEELDMPDVNGITKRGRTELLLEAIDHFLAL; translated from the exons ATGCGCTCCCAGCTCAGCGACCAGCCGCGCCAGGCCATGCACAGGCTCACCCAGTGGTACAGCCCCGTCATGCTCCTCCGCCTCGGCCACGTCCCGACGCTCGTGCTCTCCTCCCCGGAGGCGGCAAAGGAGGTCATGAAGGCCCCCGGCGAGGCCGTATTCGCCAGCCAGCCCGGCGGCGAGAACTTCTCCTTGGCTGAGCTGCTCAGCCCGGGGCACATCCGGTCATTCCGCCCCTTTCTGGACGAGGAGGCGGCGTGCCTCGCGGCGAGCATCTCCTTCACCATGTCGTATTGTGGGCCGGTGCTTGTGGACGTCCGTGATAGGGCGAAGGCCATGATGAAGGACATCTTCATGAAAATCGTCTTCGGGGACTATCCTCGTTGGAAGTCTGTTTTCTTCATGAGGTCCTCCGTCGGACACAGGTGCCCTCAGCTGGAGGCGTATCTCGAGGAGCTGCATGAGGTGTTGGATGTGATGTCGGGGCTCGACCCGAGCGACCTATTCCCGACGGAAGAGGCGCTCGGCGGCGGGTCACAGAGGGCGACACAGGAGGTGCACGAGAGGTTCCGGTCTATAATGGACGCCTTGATCCGTTACCACACGATGGCGATGGAGAGCGAGGAAGCCGATGCCGGTCCTGATCGCAGGGGGGACATCCTCACCACTCTGCTGCTGTTACGGAGGGATGGCGGTATGACTCTCACTGACGAAAATATCGGCTCCGTCCTATTC GAAATTTTCTCCGTGGGATTGGAGACGACATCGACAACAATAATATGGGCCATGTCGGAGCTTATGAAAAGCCCACAAAAAATGACCATCGCACAGTTGGAAATTCGGCGAGTCCTGCACCACAAGAATCTAACTGAGGCCAACATCGACAGCCAACTCCCATACCTTCAGATGATCATCAAGGAGACCCTTAGGTTACATCCACCGATGTCGTTTATCATCACGAGATTGTGCACAGAGCCGGGCAAGATCAGGGCCTACAACATGCTGCCAAGAACCAATGTGTTGGTGAATATGTGGGCAATTGGTAGGGACGAGAAGAGTTGGACCAATGCTACCGAGTTCCTGCCTGAGAGGTTTGAGGATGAGGTGGTTGACTACGATTGTTCAGACTTCTATTTCCTCCCTTGTGACGCTAGGCATAGCCAGCGTATGATGTTTGGAATGTCCAGCATTGAGATAGCTCTTGCGAGCCTTCTCTGGACCTTTGACTGGAAGCTTCTTAGTGGCAGGAAGCCGGAGGAGCTTGATATGCCTGACGTGAATGGGATCACGAAGCGTGGTAGGACTGAGCTCTTGTTGGAAGCTATTGATCATTTTTTAGCTCTTTAG